TCTCTATATAGCTGATAGCATTACCAACGATGGTATGGAACTATGGATGAAGATTTTCCGTCGGCTCTTCCCAAAAAGTTGGAAAAGCTCTATCCTGCTAATAGTTTGACCAACAAATTACATCTGAAGGGGAAACTGTACAAGCTGAAGATGGACAACGATGATAGTCTCATGGACCATATGAACGAGTTCTATGAAATTATGAATGCTTGGACCAACTGCGGAAAGTTGATGTGAAAATTAAGGAAGATAAACCCCTTCTACAGGTTCGTATATAATTCTATTGATTCGAAAGATCATGATCATCTGGGTTCAGACCAAAAGTAATAAAAGATCATCTGGGCCTGACTGTATGAGGCCCTTGGGTTGAAGGCAAGTCAGGTTCTAACTTCTCTTAGCCCAAAGTGTAATGTGGCTGAGAATTACGGAGCAAACATCAAGATAAATTAACAAAGACAGAAGAACACCAGACCAGTTAgcacaaaaaatgaaaattggcGGCGGGGTTGTGTGCGGACGTCCTCGAGCCACTGCTTTCCCTACTGTACTTCTTGGACATGGCAGAGCTAGTCCTCGCTGTTCTTACTCTTCTTCCAGTTCTGGTGAGCTAAGGCTCTGTTTGGTTTTGGATTCTGGAAGTGCTTGCTtgtttgttatgttttgtttctTAGGTTTTGTTTTGGGAATTGATTTGCAGACCATGTGTCTTTCATTAAGGAGGTGGCAGGAACTCAGCCTCCTCAGCATTTAACTCAGTTGCTGAAAATGCTCAAGACAAGAGGTGGGTCTTTAGTGATGCTTTGTTAATCTCTTCAAGATTCATTTTTTCAGCCATAAGATCATTACTTTGTTTGGTCACTCATTTTTTGTGTTATGGGATTTGCATGTGTTGGTTGCTTGACATATTATGCATCAAAAGATTGATTTTTCTGAACAGTGGTTATATATTATCTTTAGAAGACAATCTTGTGCCGAATTCTGtggcattagaaaacaataATGTATACACTCTCATTCTAAAAGTATTTTGTGTGTTCCTCAGCAAGTCCTTACATACATTAGTATGAAAAACAGGTGATTCGATTATTTCTCCGGGAGCAAAGCAAGGTTTAATCCCCCTTGCTGTACCGCTTACAAAAAATAGCTCAGGTATGGAAAGGGATCCCTTTATCTTGTTTATTATCACCCCAAGAGTTGTCTTGTTGTTTAAAGCTGTTGTAATGTTCAGCTATACCTTGTGAACAGGTTCTGTAACTGCATTGCTCCGGTGGCCTACAGCTCCACCAGGGTGAGTGTTTCTCAGGAACGATTTTGATCCCTTTTGGAACACTTCATTTATCTAGTCCAATTCCTGCAGTATGGATATGCCGGTGGTGGAGGTCAAGAAGCATGGAGTGTGGCTTTTAGCTAAGAATGTAAGTAAAGCACTGTGCTTCGCTTTGTGGCTTTATggtaatcttttaatttcaatgGATTTTTTCTACTGGTATGGAACTCTCTAGTCTCTCTTCGAAGAAGTCTTATGTATTTCATCGACAGGTAGACCAACTTATCCATAGAATGCTAGTTGAAGAAGATGCTAAACACGCTGGGGAAAGCAATAAAGAGATATTTCACGCATCTGGTGTTGTTGGGGAGAAACTTTATAGAAAGGGTGACTTTGCCAAGTCGGAGATCTCAAAACTAGATATCTATATTTTAAGAAACGTACGGAACATTTCTATTGTAGTTTGTTTTGCTGCTTCTTTGTTTCCTTTTATTAATAGATGAGTTCTAACTCATAGTTCTTTTTTTAGGTTGGATTATTTCCAGATGTCCTGGAGCGCAAAGTGAAGTCGCATTTTGAGGAAGGGGACCAAGTAAGCACCTGACTTTTAGTGCTGTCTCTATGTTAACTTCATTTGAAGCTGGGGTCCTAATTTTCTTTGTGCTTTTGAAAGGTCTCGGCCTTGGTAACGGGAGAATTTTATACAAAGAAGGAGCATTTTCCTGGATTTGCACGGCCTTTTGTATTCAATGCTGAGGTTTTGCTGAAGTTCGTAGGAAACGTCACCTGTTACTATTTCCTATACAATGTTGTGAATTCGTTTTCCAAACCACTTACATTTCATTATCTAAGGAGTcttgtgtgtttttttataGGGTCGGTCGTACAGTTGAAGCTAAAGATGCTGCTAGGGGAGCTTTAAAATCACCCTGGTGGACTTTGGGGTGCAAATACCAGGTTACAACTTTGTTCGGTCACTTCCTAAATTTTCTAGCCTCCTATCCTCGGCTAAAATTCTCTTGTGGCATATGATTCAGGAAGTTGCTGATATGGCACAGTGGGAGGATGAGCAAATCGAGTACATTAAGGAGAGGGTGGGTGAGGAGGGAAGGCAAGCAGATCTGAAGAAGGG
This genomic interval from Argentina anserina chromosome 1, drPotAnse1.1, whole genome shotgun sequence contains the following:
- the LOC126783228 gene encoding protein IN CHLOROPLAST ATPASE BIOGENESIS, chloroplastic-like — encoded protein: MKIGGGVVCGRPRATAFPTVLLGHGRASPRCSYSSSSSDHVSFIKEVAGTQPPQHLTQLLKMLKTRGDSIISPGAKQGLIPLAVPLTKNSSGSVTALLRWPTAPPGMDMPVVEVKKHGVWLLAKNVDQLIHRMLVEEDAKHAGESNKEIFHASGVVGEKLYRKGDFAKSEISKLDIYILRNVGLFPDVLERKVKSHFEEGDQVSALVTGEFYTKKEHFPGFARPFVFNAEVLLKVGRTVEAKDAARGALKSPWWTLGCKYQEVADMAQWEDEQIEYIKERVGEEGRQADLKKGKAPAQVALDEAAFLLDLASVEESWDEYLEQVANCYKEGGLPDIANFVLYRD